The nucleotide sequence GTGATGCTTTTGTTAGTTGATCTACTGTAATTTCCATCAACCTAAGCATCATTGCATCTTAAAATATTTTCCTCTTGTGCACATTGAGTTCACCTGTCAGAGTTGTATTTTTTGTGCTTACATTAGACAAGAGTGCAACATATATTTTAACGTAAAGATACCATATTTTTTATCATTATAAAAGCTATGCATGATACAATTGTTTATAAGCATTGTTGTTAAAGGTATTTTATAAGTTCTAGAAAGAAAATGGGTTGTTCTGTTAATATTAGTGTGACACTTATATTATTTCTCTGCATCCCTTTTCAGTTTTAATAATGAGACAGTATTTTTTTTGGTTTTGAGTTCCATGTTTATTATTCTTTCGTGTAACTGGTTCACCATGGTACTTACCATTATACTGATATATATTCCGTAAAGCTGGCCACCATCCAAATTTCCacttattttatttgttttttccatggaagagtttgaccaaAGTTCCAATTATTATTCTATAGGTGGAGGAGATAGCTGAAGTTGATGGTGCTGTTGATGACATAAAATGCGTTGATGAAATAGAGCTTTCTGAAGAACAGAGGAGAAAATACAGAAAGGTCAGTCGAAACTAACCATTAGCCCTTCTTTGTCCTGATGTTCCTATCCTTAAATATCTCCTTTGGGCTTTTTGTATAGTCTtagtgtgtgagtgtgtgtgtgtgtgtgtgtggctgtgTGCTTGTTTCCAGTTTTTACTTGATTTATTGCTTTCTATAACACCTAGTTCCTCCTAGTTTGATAGAGTTGTATGTTTTATTCACGGTGGATGCATAATATGTTAAAATCTCAAATGGTATTTTATAGTTACATGTCTACTTTGATAAAATGCTGATTGCAAACATTTACTCTGCATACCAATGACTTCGCTGCGATGCTTATAATCGTTGTATCTATCTACCGTTCCTGATTGTTGTCTATTGCTCAGTTCCTATTTCTTTTTATGACGAAACAGCGCTCAGTACTAATGTGGTCATGCTGATTCTCTGATTCGGTTGCAATACAAGTGACGGCTTGTTTAAAAGCTGAGGATTGCTGATATGCTGTACATCATGTTATTTGTTTTTATGTAAATATCACTGAAATACCTTATGTAGGTAAGAGAAGAAGATGATGCAAAGGCGATAAAACGGTTGCGGCGTTATATGGAAAAAAGGACAGACGGCTGGTGTAAGGTAACTGCTCATGTTAGTATTTGGTGCGGATCAGTCTTTTTCTTACTCTGCTGGATTGGTTCTGTTTCTCTTGGGTGCTCTAATTAACATTCAATGCAGGGAAACATCGGTTTGGCCTCGTCATCAAATGGATGCTGTAAGCTACCTCTAGATGATGGTGTTTTGGACGCCAACAGTggttgtcctgaatctgaaaaacAGAAAATGGGTAAAGATGAAGTTTCCGCTGAGTTGCTGAAGCGCACACGCGAAGATGATGTTGAGCTTGACCACAAGAGGTCAAAAACTGTAGTGATAGAGAGTGACGATGACATGCTGATGGACAGCAAGCTAGTTCTGCATATCAAGGACAGCAAGCGTAGTTCAGCAGAGCTTGAAAAGGGGGTTGACATTATTGATCTTGATCTTTTCCCATCACAAAGCCCTAAGTTTAGTGATATGGATTTACCTAAGTCTTTTAAGTGCACAATTTGCACCAAAATGTTGAATGCCTCTGATGTGCATCGTCACCCAGTACTGGATGTTGCTGTTTGTGGGTCTTGCAGATTTCTGGTGATAGAGAAGAATCGTCTTGAGGTGAATACTTACCCTCTTTGCTGCTAGTTTCGAACTGTTTAAAAATAACATCAGTTCTTTTTTGGGGATGAACAATGCCTTTGTAATATTCTTAGTTATGCTGTTTATTTTTATTACAGGGCCCTGTATCTGGTGGTTATTGCACCTGGTGTGTTCAATGTGAGCAACTTCTAAGTTGCAGTTCCTGTAAGATGCTTTTTTGTACAAAATGCTTGTTAAAGAATCTTGGTGAGAAATGCATATCAGAAGCTAAAGTCACTGGCTGGCAGTGTTGCTGCTGCCAACCCAGTCAACTGGAACACTTAATTTCTGAATGTGATAAGGCTCTGAGTGGTGTTGAATCTTCTGATCTCGAGGGTGACAACACTTCTGGAACCGAAACCAATGACCCTGTTAGGTATGCCCTTTTGCACTTTTACCAGTATACTTATTATTTATCACACTATAGATATAACACTGAAGATTTTTTCAAGCTAATCGAATATGTAAATCCTGGTCAGCAAgcacaaaaggaaaaaaaagataagAAGAATCATGGATGATACAGAACTTGGGGAGGAAACAAAACGTAAAATTGCAATGGAGAAGGTGTGTAGTCTTTTACGTCTTGAACCTTTGTTTTGACATATCAAACATTTGTTTTTATTGGAAGCTGTCCAGGTTGTAATTTGTACATTCTTTTATAGGCTAGGCAAGAACATTTGAAGTCCATGCATGAGCAGTCTGCCAGCAAGTTAAGGAGCAGCAACATTGGAACTTCCTCTGGGGCTCTATCGGAAGTCTTTCTACAGGATGCTGGGGATGGCCATATTGTCAACCCTGCCAGGGAGGAAGACGAGGAACCTGTTAGAATTCCAAGCAGTATATCTGCTAAACTGAAGCCTCATCAGGTTTGTTTTTGATATATACCCTATAAACACTGTGATGCGCATTCATCCTTGCAATTAAATTTGATTTGTAAAACCCTGTATCAAAAATGATGTGCTGGCTTGTAATGTGCTTGCATGGTGAAATGTACAAAGAGAAATCTTTATCACATGACGATTGAATGTGTTCCCTACCATTGCTTTCATAATTTTGCTTTAAAATGCTTAACATTCTTTAATTGTAATTGTTTGCTAGGTGGCACCATGTCACTTGCGTACCAGTCATGACCTCTACCCCATACTGCCACTGGACCCCTTATATGTTGCATTCTCATATTTCAGGTAGCAGGAATAATATTTATGTGGGAAAATGTTATCCAGTCTGTTAGAACAGTCAAATCTGGTGATAAAGGTTTTGGCTGCATTTTGGCGCATAACATGGGGCTTGGGAAAACTTTTCAGGTATGTGTAGATATTTTACCTTGATCCAGTTACATGCAACATATTCTGATGTCGATTTAAATTATGTGCTGCGAGCTATTCTAACGTATGCGACGTGTGCTTTTCACTTTTACCGGTTTTGGTGTACGTGCTTAATTGCTGTATTAATTATGTAGCGAGTGTTAATGTTTTTCAAGGCGGCCTTTGTTTGGCCTTATTCCACCCCCATGACATGAACTATTGTTGGAGTTGCATACCTATATTTATGAGTTGTACTTTGCAGGTTATTACCTTCCTGTACGTTGTTATGAGATGTGCCCAGTTGGGACTCCGCACGGCACTTATAGTTACCCCTGTTAATGTTCTCCATAATTGGAAGAAAGAGTTCACCAAGTGGCAACCAGCCGAACTAAAGCCTCTTCGTGTGTATATGCTAGAAGATGTTCCGAGGTGCGGATAATTTACTTGTAATTATGTTATCCTTTGTGTTACTGTTAATGTAGTTAAATTTGTTTACTCAATGGCTGTAGCCTAGAGGCTGTCTGGTGCCAATAATTCCAGCTTGTAAAAACTTAATGTGCTCTCCGAAAAGGGCCATCTGTTATGTTAAACAACTACTACCATTGATACACTGATTCCTACCATGGGAGATGGAACATGATTGGTGGTTTGTATTTTGTGACATAACTTAAGGATTTTATTTGGTGCGTCTGTTGTGTTTTTCCTAAATTTTGAAACATCAGCGGTAACCCTTATTTCTTATCTCAAGCTTACCTGCAACGCTCACTTGATTCAATATGAAGGAGTTCTGTTCCTGTACTGGAATCGTGCAGTTCTTGTGAAACAAAGCGGCTTCTTCTACAGTTTTCAGTTCAGAAAAACCTGTGTGTTTATATGTAAATATTTTGTGGAAATGTGGGTTCACTCTGTTTGTGATGTTTTCattattaatactccctccgttcctaaataattgtctttctagatatttcaacaagtgactacatacggagcaaaatgagtgaatctacactctaaaatatgtctatatacatccgtatgtggttgtcCATTTGAAAactctagaaaggcaaatatttaggaacggagggagtatttgtcatgGAACTACATATTTCCACTCTAATCTTTATTTTTGCAGGCTAAAAAGGCTGTATTTACTTAACAAGTGGCGAGCAAAAGGTGGAGTACTTCTCATTGGTTATTCATCATTTAGGAACTTATCTCTTGGAAGACATGTGAAGGAAAAAGATACTGCAGATGAGATTTCTAATGCATTGCAGGTGATATTCCATTTGCTGTGTTGATTTGTTTCAAGCTTCTATGTATGCCAGCTCATTATATGAGAGCATAATAACTTGTAGATGTTCGTGTCTTGCATGAATTATGATGTATAATGTTTTCGGTTAGCCATGGGTTCTGATGTAGTTCACTTACATGTCACTGTCAGTGTGGGCCAGATATTCTTGTATGTGATGAAGCACATATGATCAAGAATAGGAAGGCTGACACTACACACGCTCTAAAACAAGTAAAGACGCAAAGAAGAATTGCGTTAACTGGATCCCCGTTACAGAATAATTTGATGGAATATTACTGTGTAAGAAACTTGCACTTTACCATATACAGTTTTATCTTCCAGTTACTGACAATATTTGATGCCTAATGGCTTTTGGTTCATCCTATGAACAGATGGTTGATTTTGTCAGGGAAGGTTTTCTTGGAAGCAGCCATGAGTTCCGCAATAGGTAATGTAATGCTCAGTTACATTGGCACCTTAATGTCTTTAAATCTTGGGATTGAGATGTTTTGCCCTATCAGGTTCCAGAACCCCATTGAAAATGGGCAACACACAAATTCTACATCAGATGATGTCAAGATCATGAACCAACGGTCACACATTCTGTATGAACAGCTGAAAGGCTTTGTCCAGCGAATGGACATGAATGTGGTGAAGAATGATCTACCGCCAAAGAAGGTTTTTGTCATTACCGTAAAGCTCTCTCAACTGCAAAGAAAACTATACCGAAGATTCTTGGATGTGCATGGTTTCTCAAGCGGCACTTCTGAAAAACCTTATCAGCACGGTGGCTTCTTTGCCAAATATCAAAAACTAGCCCTGGTATAAGTTTGAATCATTGTGCATTTCATTAAACAAAAAAATGTAACATCGTCTGGTCTTATTTGTTGTTACTAAAATGCTACTCCAAAATAAGTGTCACAGCTTTGAACTAAAGTTGAACTAACCTTAGTATTACTGTGTTATACCACGATCATATTTCTTTATACTTTTGTTCCTTATGCTGGACTATATGTTAATGTGTAGATATGGaaccacccgggccttctccagatGGCTAAAGAGCAGAGAGGAAGTCTGCGCCGAGAAGATGCTGTTGAGAACTTTCTGACGGATGAGAGTTCTAGTGAcgataatcataatattgaaattCAATTGCCAAATGGAGGTAATTTGTTATTTAGTGTCCTTCCCTTGATCTCTTAGCCTGAAGCTCCTCCAATGCATTTTCCCTTTTGTTCTTCTGTGCAGAATTTACACCTGGTTTGAACTGTTTTTGTCGTTTCAGGGAAACAGAAGAGTAGAACTGATCAGCAGTCCAAGAAAATTGACTTTTGGGACGAGGTACTTGATTATTCACACAATGTAGATTATCAGAAATTTCCAATTTAAAGTATTGCAAAAATTAAATTGGCATGATATTCTGTAGTGCATTGTGCATACAATGCTATTCAGTTATTTATACTGTCCAGCTGTGTACTGAGTCTCTGTTTACTAATATGGTCTATATGTACCATCATGGTGTATAAATTGAAACATATGCAGACCCTTTAGTGGTGCAATGCTTTCCACCCGCACATTATTGTCGTTGATTATGAAAATTTTACCTTTATGTGCTTCTGTTTTCCTGTAGGAAAGTAACTGGTGGGACAACCTTCTGGATGATAATACTTTTAAGGAAGCAGATTACAGTGGCAAAATGGTCTTGCTCCTTGATATACTGGCGACTTGTTATGAATTGGGTGACAAGGCACTAGTGTTCAGCCAGAATTTGACCACTTTGGATTTGGTGGAGTTTTATCTATCTAAGATGCAAATTAAAGGAAAGGAAGGAAAATATTGGAAGCAGGGCAAGGACTGGTACAGGTATATCTCCACACTTGACTGTATTTCTTTTGCATATTGGTAGTTTCACAACTTTTTGTTGCTTTAGTTTGTTGTTTTGGCGTGCGGATGAGAGAATCATAATAACTTGTGTGTTGTCAATTCGTCTTTTTTTTTAATTAACTTATTTTTTGTTGTGGACAACTGAAGACCTGAACCTATTCGTATGCAagtgtcttttttttttgtttgCGACGACAGTATGCAAGTGTTTACCACAATATGGTGTTTATTCTAGTAAACTAAAAAATATATCATGAATAATTTGCAGTTCGTTAGTTATTACATGATAATGTTAAAGAAAATGTGCCTTCTATTCCAAGAGTTTGCGTGCCTTTATAACAGTGGTACATAGTGCCtttttttttctggaaacttgttgggttatgttttcttttcttttctttcaattCTTTGGGATTGAATCCAACTatagtgtactccctccgtcccacaatataagatcattttttcAAGCTAACATAGCTTGAGGAAACGATCTTATATTGTTTTCTAAGCAATCCTGCAAGAGAGTGGGTGGTTAATTCTATAGCACTGAAGTAGACGGGGTTCAGAAAAGAGGACCTGTTCTTGTTGACTGGTAAGTGGTGATTCTTTAGGACTGTGTGAATCAGGGCTGCATTTCCAGCGTGTAGTTTGACTGCTGTATTACCAGCGTGTAGTTTGACAAATAGTGTCTATAATAATTATTTATTTATGCAAAGATGGTGTTGTTATTTTTAGCACCCTGTTCTGCAAAGATTTGTGTATCATCAATTTTAATTCTCAAATACCACATACTTGTACTGTGCCATACAGGCTTGATGGGAGCACTCCATCTTCCGAGCGGCAGAACCTTGTTGAAAGATTTAATGACCCTGCAAACACAAAAGTAAAATGCACATTGATATCTACTCGAGCTGGATCTCTGGGTATCAACCTTCATGCAGCAAACCGTGTTGTCCTTCTGGATGGTTCATGGAATCCAACACATGATTTGCAGGCCATTTATCGGGTTTGGAGGTAAGAACTAGATTCACACATTAATTGCATTATTATGTGATTATATGTTTATTTGATGTGTACTCTGTATACAGGTATGGCCAGATGAAACCTGTGTATGCTTACCGCCTAATGGCACATGGAACAATGGAAGAGAAAATATATAAGCGGCAGGTATTGTGACATTTGCTGCCTTTTGGTGGGGTCCCAAGTTAGAACTAAATTGTTTTTTTACATAGTAAAATAAAGTTCTTGTTCAGAATCTTATCAATATGAATCCCCTGGTTGTTAGGTTACAAAAGAAGGGCTCGCAGCAAGAGTGGTGGATAGACAGCAAGTGTCTAGAACAATCTCCAAAGAAGAGATGTTGCATCTCTTTGAATTTGGTGATGAGGAAATGTTGGACGAGAGTGGGAATGATACCATAATTGATCACAGTAAGGTTGGAACGGAGAAGCTATCCATGCCCAATAGCACTGAACTACCGGTGGACACGCTCATGCAGAACCTACTTAGTGATCACCCTCGGTAATGCCTAACCTATTTATGTTAAAACTTATAAGAGATATCACATCACAAATCTCTTCTGTAAGAAAATGACATGGTATAAAATCTATAATGCCCAATATTTTGGAATTCATAAACTTATCACACATGGGGACGTTGTTTATTTCTTTTCTCGACTGCCTAATTTATGTTGTTTGCTTGCTATGAATGTATATGTGTGTTAAGCAGTTGTTGGAAGCGTAATATCTGCTTCAAATTTACAGGTGGATTGCAGGTTACCATGAGCACGAAGTTCTTCTGCAAGAAAATGAAGAGGAAAGACTCACCAAGGAAGAGCAAGATATGGCATGGTCAAATTTTAAACAATCACAGCAGTTGGATGCCGTGGCAAGGAAAGGCGCACATGATTCCGAGAGAAAACCAATAGAGACCAACCCTCGACCGCCTAAAGTTACTTCAAGAAGTAGGCAGGCGCAGCAACCAAAATCTCATTCGAACAACCAGAAGAAATGCACCAACTTGAACCACATGCTGACTCTAAGAAGCCACGGTACCAAAGCTGGATGCACGACAAGCTGTGACGAATGTGGCCAGAACATTAGTTGGGAGACACTAAACAGATCAGATGGTAGATTGAGGTGACCCCACTTGGCTTACTCCATGTGGAATCACAGCTATGCATTTCAGCTCGTCTTTTAAGGGTTAGCGCGTAGTATGCATTTTGTATGCGAGGCTTTTAGTGTACATACTTAGTGAGAGGGCAAATCTCACCTTTTGGTACAGATGGAGAACTGCATTAATTGGAATTGAGTTTTTCACCTGGTCGGTGAAAGATTGTTGTCAATAGTTTCACTTACGGATTTAATTGGAATTGAGTTTTTTTGGTCTGCAGACGAGCTGTGAATTTCGCGAGGGAGATTCTTTTTGAGGTGGAAAATGGAGTTTATTACTCTCGTAAATTTGTACAATCTGCTGCCACAAGGTTAGCTACAAACTCGGGAGCATCCTGCACCCAGATATCGGGGTAACGATTAACCCTCGCAAAATTTGCTATTCTGCTCACGTAACACAAACATAAAC is from Triticum aestivum cultivar Chinese Spring chromosome 1B, IWGSC CS RefSeq v2.1, whole genome shotgun sequence and encodes:
- the LOC123119656 gene encoding protein CHROMATIN REMODELING 20, whose protein sequence is MDVNGKLSDGDLKKTEALHSNGQPVDDVIIIESEGDENKVVVETNIIEGPFEEHKEHRCGKTDNSVHEEASTSTDDGSDSDLYGFLRESENEQTSESDVEETDIEVALPEEKVEELIAEFHDVESKAAEAQESLEKESLEKIEAEVRLELSERLQGDALDLAVSIEMEQFKKEWSSELDDLEIRSAVLLEELDAAGVELPSLYKSIESQAPNVCETEAWKNRTHWAGSQVPEQANQSIRKADEYLQSCRPVRRKHGRLLEEGASGFLAGKVPVVDDDSVQCHEKSWSSFNELIKSSECAKTSFGSSNWASVYLANTPQEAAALGLQFPGVDEVEEIAEVDGAVDDIKCVDEIELSEEQRRKYRKVREEDDAKAIKRLRRYMEKRTDGWCKGNIGLASSSNGCCKLPLDDGVLDANSGCPESEKQKMGKDEVSAELLKRTREDDVELDHKRSKTVVIESDDDMLMDSKLVLHIKDSKRSSAELEKGVDIIDLDLFPSQSPKFSDMDLPKSFKCTICTKMLNASDVHRHPVLDVAVCGSCRFLVIEKNRLEGPVSGGYCTWCVQCEQLLSCSSCKMLFCTKCLLKNLGEKCISEAKVTGWQCCCCQPSQLEHLISECDKALSGVESSDLEGDNTSGTETNDPVSKHKRKKKIRRIMDDTELGEETKRKIAMEKARQEHLKSMHEQSASKLRSSNIGTSSGALSEVFLQDAGDGHIVNPAREEDEEPVRIPSSISAKLKPHQVAGIIFMWENVIQSVRTVKSGDKGFGCILAHNMGLGKTFQVITFLYVVMRCAQLGLRTALIVTPVNVLHNWKKEFTKWQPAELKPLRVYMLEDVPRLKRLYLLNKWRAKGGVLLIGYSSFRNLSLGRHVKEKDTADEISNALQCGPDILVCDEAHMIKNRKADTTHALKQVKTQRRIALTGSPLQNNLMEYYCMVDFVREGFLGSSHEFRNRFQNPIENGQHTNSTSDDVKIMNQRSHILYEQLKGFVQRMDMNVVKNDLPPKKVFVITVKLSQLQRKLYRRFLDVHGFSSGTSEKPYQHGGFFAKYQKLALIWNHPGLLQMAKEQRGSLRREDAVENFLTDESSSDDNHNIEIQLPNGGKQKSRTDQQSKKIDFWDEESNWWDNLLDDNTFKEADYSGKMVLLLDILATCYELGDKALVFSQNLTTLDLVEFYLSKMQIKGKEGKYWKQGKDWYRLDGSTPSSERQNLVERFNDPANTKVKCTLISTRAGSLGINLHAANRVVLLDGSWNPTHDLQAIYRVWRYGQMKPVYAYRLMAHGTMEEKIYKRQVTKEGLAARVVDRQQVSRTISKEEMLHLFEFGDEEMLDESGNDTIIDHSKVGTEKLSMPNSTELPVDTLMQNLLSDHPRWIAGYHEHEVLLQENEEERLTKEEQDMAWSNFKQSQQLDAVARKGAHDSERKPIETNPRPPKVTSRSRQAQQPKSHSNNQKKCTNLNHMLTLRSHGTKAGCTTSCDECGQNISWETLNRSDGRLR